TACGGCGTGATCGTCTGTCCGAACCTCGCGGGCGACGTCCTCTCGGATCTGGCGGCTGGACTCGTCGGCGGGCTCGGACTGTTACCCTCGGCGAACATCGGCCACGACAACGCGCTGTTCGAGCCGGTCCACGGGACCGCGCCCGACATCGCGGGCGAGGGGGTCGCCAACCCCACGGCGGCGATCCTGTCGGCCGCGATGCTCCTCGCACACCTCGGTCACGAGGCCGAGGCCGAGCGCGTGCGCGACGCGGTCGAAGGCGTGCTGTCCGACGGCCCGCGCACCGGCGACCTCGGCGGCGACGCGACGACCGGCGAGGTCACGGACGCGGTCTTAGACCGGCTGTAAGCCGGCTCCGAGGGCGCGTTCGGGTCGGTCACCGACTTCTCGTAAGCCTACGACCTCCGCGGGCGAACCACAAGAAAGGAAACCCTGCGGCCCGTCGAACCGCGTATGAGCAACTACGAAGTCGCGATGGAAGCCGCCTGGTTGGTCCGTGACGTCGAGGAGACCGACGACGCCATCGGCGTCGCGGTCAGCGAAGCCGGCAAGCGACTCAACGAGACGGACAAGCAGTACGTCGAGGTCGAACCCGGCGTCACCGGCTGTCCGGCCTGCGGCGAGCCCTTCGACGCCGCGTTCCTCGCGGCCAACACGGCCTTAGTCGGACTTCTCTTAGAGATCGACATCTTCAACGCCGACAGCGAAGAGCACGCAGAGCGGATCGCGAAAAGCGAAGTCGGCGGCGCGCTGCGAGACGTGCCCCTCGAGATCATCGAGGTCATCGAGACCGAGGGCGACGAGGACGACGACCGCGACGACGAGTAAGCGTCCGTTCGCTCGGCGGCGCGATATCGGTCATCGTCGAAACCTTTTATAATAACTGTGGGTAATCTGGCGTATGGAACTCCCGACGCCACAAGACCTCCGCGAGCGGCGGACCACGCTGGAGTTGACACAGAGCGATCTGGCCGACGCCGCAGACGTCTCACAGCCGCTGATCGCGCGCATCGAGGGCGGCGACGTCGACCCGCGGCTGTCGACGCTGCGGCGCATCGTGAACGCGCTCCAGGAGGCGGAAGGCGAGGTCGTCCGCGCGAGCGACCTGATGAACGAGACGGTCATCAGCGTCGCGCCCGACGACGCCGTGCGCGGCGCGGTCGAGCTCATGGAAGACGAGGCGTACTCGCAGTTACCCGTCCTCCAGAGCGGCGTCCCCGTCGGCTCGATCAGTCAGGGCGACGTGGTCCACGCCGGCGAGAACGTCGGCGACCATCCCGTCAGCGAGGTGATGAGCGAGTCGTTCCCCACGGTCGCACAGACCGCGACCGTCGACGAGGTTCGAAACCTGCTGGACCACTACAAGGCGGTGATGGTGACCGACGGCGGTGAGACCGTCGGGATCATCACCGAGGCCGACATCGCCGCGCACCTGTCGTAGTCAGCTCTCTCGCTGTTCCGAGAGCCGCTCCCAGATCTCCGTACAGCCGACGCCGTCCTCGATTTCGTCGAGGTGGTCGGCGCCGGCGTCGCCCGCCCCGTCTCGCTCCGTTTCCGCGTCCGGTTCGCGGTCGGCGGCCTCCCTGTCGTCGGTCGCCTGCGAGTCGTCCCGCTCGGTCATCGGTCCGCGGAGCGGTCGTCGAAGAGTTCCGGAGCCACGTCCGCGGACGTGTGCTGGCGGTGCTCGTCGTCTGGTGCGGGTCGATCGTCGGTCGGATCGGCGGTCGTCGTCATACCCAAACGCAAGCACACGGGACGGATAAGGCCCTGTACAGCTGTAAATCGAACCACTACTCCCCGATACCGGATTTCTCCTCCGGTATCTCAGAGGGCGTCCTGCGCGCGATCCCGTCGCAGTCATGCGGTTTTCTGATCGGGCGGCGTCACCGAAACTGTCGCCGATTGTGACCACCGCCACGCATTGGGTCGCCGCGGGTGAACTGGCGGTATGACCACTCGTCTGCGCGTCCTCGACGACGGGGCGTGGATCTCCGTCGACGACAGCCGCGAAGTCCGCGTCAGCGAACTGTGGCGCCTCGACGCGCCGGATTTCTGCCGGTGTGCGCTCGCGGATCTGGTCGTCGAGAACTTCCAGTCGGTCGGCGTCGACGGGTCGACCGTGGAGGCGCGGGTGTACGGCCAGTGTATCGCGTGCGGCGAGACGGGCGTCACCGGCTGGGTCCCGGTCGGGCGGGTACACGAGGGTGAGTTCGCCGAACTCGCCCGCGCCGCGGTTCGATCCCCCCAGGGGTGATCGTCCCGGCAACACGTGCCGGATCGCTGAAGCATCGGGGAAGGTTGACTCTACGCGGTCGCCTATGTGGGTACCGGGAGTAGCGAAGGTCGATGCCAACGGACGTAGAGAACTGGAAGTCGGAGGCGTACGGGAACGAGGTCCGCGACCGCTTGTTCGAGTTCGCGGAGGCGGGGTTCGACTCGATTCCGGACGACGAGCGGGACGCGTGGTTCGAGCGCTTCAAATGGTGGGGGCTGTACCACCAGCGAAACGGACAGGAGGGGTACTTCATGCTGCGGATCGGCACCCCGAACGGCGTCCTCGAACCGGGGCAACTCCGGACCGTCGGCGAGATAGCCGACGAGTACGCCCGCGGGCCGGGGACGAACCCGATCTTCGGCGACGCGTACGCCGATTTCACCACCCGGCAGTCGATCCAGCTCCACTGGATCGAGCTGTCCGACGTGCCGGCGGTCTTCGAGACACTCGAAGCGAACGGGCTCTCGACCCAGCAGGCCTGCGGGGACTCCTGGCGGAACATCGTCGGAAACCCGGTCGCCGGCAAAGACGCCCAAGAGGTGATCGACGCGTGGCCGGTGATCCGCGACCTCAACGAGACGTTTAAAGGAAACGACGACCACGCGAACCTCCCGCGGAAGTGGAAGGTGTCCGTGACCGGGTCGGCCGACGGCTCCGGGCAGGGCGACATCAACGACCTCGCGTTCGAGCCCGCGTACAAGGCGGTTGGAGGCGCGGGCGACGACGGCGAGGACGCCGTCGGCTTCAACGTCCGCGTCGGCGGGGGGCTCGCGCGCAACGAACCGCGGCTCGCCCGCGACATCGACGTCTGGGTGCCGCCGGAGCGGGTCGCCGACGTCGCCGGCGGGCTCTCCGCGCTGTTCCGCGACTACGGCGACCGCGAGGACCGGTACAACGCTCGCGTGAAGTTCCTCGTCGACGAGTGGGGCGCAGAGGAGGTCCGCGAGACGCTCCAAGACGAGTACGTCGAGTTCGACCTGGAGCCCGCCGGCCGCGACGTTCGCGAGGAGTACACCTACAACGCGGGCGAAGGCGCGCGCAACGACCTGGTCGGCGTCCACGACCAGAAAGACGGAGCGAACTTCGTCGGGCTGAACGTGCTCGTCGGCCGGATGGGCGCGGCCGACGTGCTCGCGCTCGCCGACCTCGCCGAGGAGTACGGCTCCGGCGAGGTCCGGCTCTCGCAGCGCCAGAACGTCATCGTCACCGACGTGCCGGACGACGCGCTCGACGAGTTCCTCGCGGAGCCGCTTCTCGACCACTACTCGCCGGACCCGTCCCCGTTCATGCGCGGCTCCGTCGCGTGTACCGGGACCGAGTTCTGCTCGCTGTCCATCGTCGAGACGAAGAACCGGCAGGTGCGATTCGCCCGCTGGCTGAAGGCCAACGTCGACCTCCCCGCCGACGTCGAGGAGTTCCACATCCACCTCTCCGGGTGTACGGCCTCGTGCGCGCAGCCGCAGATCGCCGACGTGAGCCTGCGCGGGATGAAGACCCGCAAGGACGGCGACCCGGTCGAGGCGCTCGACGTGGGCCTCGGCGGGGGGCTCGGC
This genomic window from Halorubrum sp. PV6 contains:
- a CDS encoding DUF555 domain-containing protein → MSNYEVAMEAAWLVRDVEETDDAIGVAVSEAGKRLNETDKQYVEVEPGVTGCPACGEPFDAAFLAANTALVGLLLEIDIFNADSEEHAERIAKSEVGGALRDVPLEIIEVIETEGDEDDDRDDE
- a CDS encoding nitrite/sulfite reductase, producing MPTDVENWKSEAYGNEVRDRLFEFAEAGFDSIPDDERDAWFERFKWWGLYHQRNGQEGYFMLRIGTPNGVLEPGQLRTVGEIADEYARGPGTNPIFGDAYADFTTRQSIQLHWIELSDVPAVFETLEANGLSTQQACGDSWRNIVGNPVAGKDAQEVIDAWPVIRDLNETFKGNDDHANLPRKWKVSVTGSADGSGQGDINDLAFEPAYKAVGGAGDDGEDAVGFNVRVGGGLARNEPRLARDIDVWVPPERVADVAGGLSALFRDYGDREDRYNARVKFLVDEWGAEEVRETLQDEYVEFDLEPAGRDVREEYTYNAGEGARNDLVGVHDQKDGANFVGLNVLVGRMGAADVLALADLAEEYGSGEVRLSQRQNVIVTDVPDDALDEFLAEPLLDHYSPDPSPFMRGSVACTGTEFCSLSIVETKNRQVRFARWLKANVDLPADVEEFHIHLSGCTASCAQPQIADVSLRGMKTRKDGDPVEALDVGLGGGLGENPQFARWVTQRVPVDEVPGAIANLIESFAAEREAGESFRAFVARHDDDALDALVDPEETDYEDPMMHNTKRTWYPYAEDDAIEDAPATPADD
- a CDS encoding CBS domain-containing protein, with the protein product MELPTPQDLRERRTTLELTQSDLADAADVSQPLIARIEGGDVDPRLSTLRRIVNALQEAEGEVVRASDLMNETVISVAPDDAVRGAVELMEDEAYSQLPVLQSGVPVGSISQGDVVHAGENVGDHPVSEVMSESFPTVAQTATVDEVRNLLDHYKAVMVTDGGETVGIITEADIAAHLS